A genome region from Microbacterium sp. CGR2 includes the following:
- a CDS encoding SGNH/GDSL hydrolase family protein, with amino-acid sequence MAADYVTITNLRGPAARITSFTANTVPADQPAAARMTGADQNRQIEVDVPRGLSGLNAVPTDEAVGTMVAATDTETGIAVRILADSAASRRADPLGGAAAERLFTKMRQVTADAVIVALGDSTGDAPYRWPRKLALLLVTLFPAWTVAYSRWNNTTRSYDAAEVLNVGTNGRTLFFWNASVSGGSTYTHQAPDAVPMYVSKNPDLVFLNDGHNEGSPAWTPQNTALGFQARYMAMAEDVRRNSPQAGIVCIGQNPPQNAVALMADKSIIIKGVAAMRGYGFADTTQAYIDAGTPASLYEPDLLHPNSAGGDLQAQVILRSIYTDTPSNPVTSPASVFTDPPAVNLIANGDFATLDATTFAPGSWSSSRLTFAKDTTNYENAKRGYGLLMTPTGGGQAFIFQTFLNATQIVPWRGRHVTLLARVRNNASAPNQNAGIVHLIDGVQGVSGGGIISLGDPWTFGGFVWRALTMRIADTATQLQVRVYGDYSTGAAAGGPGVTLDGVWLTEGAITRKAV; translated from the coding sequence ATGGCTGCTGACTATGTAACAATCACTAACCTGCGTGGACCCGCCGCACGGATCACATCATTCACCGCAAACACGGTGCCCGCCGATCAGCCTGCCGCCGCTCGCATGACAGGTGCAGACCAAAACCGGCAGATCGAAGTAGATGTGCCGCGCGGCCTCTCCGGCCTCAACGCCGTGCCGACCGATGAAGCAGTGGGCACGATGGTAGCCGCTACCGATACGGAAACGGGGATCGCGGTTCGCATTCTTGCGGATTCGGCAGCGTCCCGGCGCGCGGACCCTCTGGGCGGTGCCGCGGCGGAACGCCTATTTACGAAGATGCGGCAGGTGACCGCTGACGCTGTGATCGTGGCGCTGGGTGACTCGACAGGCGATGCGCCGTACCGGTGGCCTCGTAAGCTCGCACTCCTCCTCGTTACCCTGTTCCCTGCTTGGACGGTCGCATACTCGCGGTGGAACAACACCACACGGTCTTACGATGCCGCCGAAGTGTTGAACGTTGGGACGAACGGTCGCACCCTGTTCTTCTGGAACGCATCAGTGTCCGGTGGGAGCACGTACACTCACCAGGCGCCTGACGCGGTGCCTATGTATGTGTCGAAAAACCCGGACTTGGTGTTTCTGAACGACGGCCACAATGAAGGATCGCCGGCTTGGACGCCGCAGAACACTGCACTGGGCTTCCAGGCCCGCTACATGGCCATGGCTGAGGACGTTCGCCGGAACAGCCCGCAGGCTGGGATCGTGTGCATCGGTCAGAATCCGCCGCAGAATGCGGTGGCTCTGATGGCCGACAAGTCAATCATCATCAAGGGCGTCGCGGCGATGCGTGGGTACGGGTTCGCTGACACGACACAGGCTTACATCGACGCCGGAACTCCGGCATCACTGTACGAGCCTGATCTGCTTCACCCGAACTCGGCCGGCGGAGACCTGCAAGCACAGGTGATCCTCCGGTCGATCTACACGGACACACCATCCAACCCGGTCACTTCGCCAGCGTCAGTTTTTACTGACCCTCCCGCGGTGAACCTGATTGCCAACGGCGACTTCGCAACACTCGACGCAACGACGTTCGCGCCCGGTTCGTGGAGTTCGAGCCGTCTCACATTCGCGAAGGACACGACGAACTACGAGAACGCTAAGCGCGGGTATGGGTTGCTGATGACGCCGACTGGTGGCGGTCAGGCGTTCATCTTCCAAACGTTCCTCAACGCCACTCAGATCGTTCCGTGGCGTGGACGGCACGTGACGCTTCTTGCTCGGGTGCGTAACAACGCGTCGGCCCCGAATCAGAATGCGGGTATCGTCCACCTCATCGACGGTGTGCAGGGTGTCAGCGGCGGCGGCATCATCAGCCTGGGCGACCCGTGGACGTTCGGCGGTTTCGTGTGGCGGGCTCTGACGATGCGGATCGCCGACACGGCGACGCAATTGCAGGTCCGCGTGTACGGGGACTACTCCACAGGCGCTGCGGCAGGCGGTCCTGGCGTCACGCTCGATGGCGTGTGGCTTACCGAAGGCGCGATAACGCGGAAAGCTGTGTAG
- a CDS encoding aldo/keto reductase, which yields MKTRALGNATVGRVEVGAVGLGLMTFDQTGHQPREQLLDTVRAALDAGVTFFDTADAYGPGEELGADAQGENEKLIASILDELGVRDRIFLATKGGAFRTEGGGWDLDGRPEYLRRAVDASLSRLGVEQIALWQHHRPDPKVDYAETIGALTEIAASGKVRMIGLSNADPGQIRAAHEALGDSLVSVQNQFSPKFRSSRPEIDVCTELNVAFLPWSPLGGLSDAKELATHHPAFQQVAEARGVSAQQVALAWELAQSPVVIPIPGAKRPQSIRDSAAAADLELTSEELAALDQG from the coding sequence ATGAAGACACGTGCACTCGGCAATGCCACCGTCGGCCGCGTCGAGGTCGGGGCGGTCGGGCTCGGCCTGATGACCTTCGACCAGACCGGCCACCAGCCCCGCGAGCAGCTGCTCGACACCGTCCGCGCCGCGCTCGACGCCGGCGTCACTTTCTTCGACACTGCCGACGCTTATGGGCCCGGCGAGGAGCTGGGCGCTGATGCCCAGGGCGAGAACGAGAAGCTCATCGCCTCGATCCTCGACGAGCTGGGCGTCCGCGACCGCATATTCCTCGCCACGAAGGGCGGTGCCTTCCGCACGGAGGGCGGCGGCTGGGACCTCGACGGACGGCCCGAGTACCTGCGTCGGGCGGTCGACGCCAGCCTGTCGCGGCTCGGGGTGGAGCAGATCGCGTTGTGGCAGCACCACCGCCCCGACCCCAAGGTCGACTACGCCGAGACGATCGGCGCGCTGACCGAGATCGCGGCCAGTGGCAAAGTGCGGATGATCGGGCTGTCCAACGCCGACCCCGGTCAGATCCGGGCGGCGCACGAGGCCCTGGGCGACAGCCTGGTCAGCGTGCAGAATCAGTTCAGCCCGAAGTTCCGCAGCAGCCGACCCGAGATCGACGTCTGCACCGAACTGAACGTGGCGTTCCTGCCGTGGAGCCCGCTCGGCGGGCTGTCGGATGCCAAGGAGCTGGCCACCCACCACCCGGCCTTCCAACAGGTGGCCGAGGCGCGCGGCGTGAGCGCCCAGCAGGTCGCGCTGGCCTGGGAACTCGCCCAGTCGCCGGTGGTCATCCCGATCCCCGGAGCCAAGCGGCCGCAGTCGATTCGCGACTCCGCCGCCGCCGCCGACCTCGAGCTGACCTCCGAGGAGCTGGCCGCACTCGACCAGGGCTGA
- a CDS encoding NYN domain-containing protein, whose translation MSQPVPMKPKERLIVYVDGFNLYHGMHQEFGRSTLWLDLVALAQSFRPQQRLVAVKYFSAPVLDDPRAQSRQAHYVEALAALYPNQFSAIMGRYQKKNIVCFKCGNSHVHYEEKETDVNIAVTLVADAALHSMDSAIIVSADSDLVPAVKAVGSIGAHLFVAAAFPPNRVSQHLKTLMPASFHIDRRRIKKLQLPTSFTADGKNFNRPARWA comes from the coding sequence ATGAGTCAGCCGGTCCCGATGAAGCCCAAGGAGAGATTGATCGTCTATGTCGACGGGTTCAATCTTTACCACGGGATGCATCAAGAGTTCGGGCGCTCAACGCTGTGGCTGGATCTGGTTGCCCTAGCCCAGAGCTTTCGACCCCAGCAGCGACTGGTTGCGGTGAAGTACTTCAGTGCCCCCGTCCTGGACGATCCCCGTGCTCAGAGCCGACAGGCGCACTACGTGGAGGCTCTGGCGGCGCTTTACCCCAACCAGTTCTCTGCCATCATGGGCCGATATCAGAAGAAGAACATAGTCTGCTTCAAGTGCGGGAATTCCCATGTGCACTACGAAGAGAAAGAGACCGACGTCAATATCGCGGTCACGCTCGTGGCCGACGCCGCGCTCCACAGCATGGATTCCGCCATCATCGTCAGCGCTGACAGTGATCTGGTGCCAGCAGTGAAGGCGGTGGGATCGATCGGTGCCCATCTTTTCGTCGCCGCAGCCTTTCCGCCGAACCGGGTCTCTCAACATCTCAAGACCCTAATGCCGGCTTCCTTCCACATAGACCGAAGGCGCATCAAGAAGCTGCAACTCCCGACGTCATTCACCGCCGATGGGAAGAACTTCAACAGACCTGCCCGCTGGGCTTAG
- a CDS encoding threonine/serine exporter ThrE family protein, translating into MPRSSPRRLLASVRRIVHTDPSSVAPTEVLPVIDERMVPRVLDLSTRIGEAMFAVGASAHEVTLAITRVCDTYGLRGVQVDVTYNSITVSFHLSGEVWPETLLRVVRVTAPDHAKLQRVQALVADIQGGLDLETARLTFRAIRRVPFRYQQPVVVTARAMLAVGVSIMLGASPIIVGLTFVAALGAALTQAGLARLRVPLFFSQIAGGFVTTAVAVAVSALGAAGIDVFVGIRPSIIVASGIVLMLAGLTVVGAAQDAIDGFALTAGGRILDLTMQTLGVVVGILVGLELGSVLGFTMDLSAEPIPFGSLPGVFAGAIIIAIAVAVFNGAGIRIILVSALLSTITMAGYTVATALQLHPAAASAIGALLASFVGVLIAYHLHVPSVAVTTAAIVPLVPGVAVFQGLLEMINNDGSTSDMLTGSTSLILAAVVGIALASGASLGLYLGTPVRSTLESVTKTRARVRR; encoded by the coding sequence ATGCCCCGGAGCTCCCCCAGGCGACTGCTCGCCTCCGTGCGCAGAATCGTGCACACCGACCCGTCAAGCGTCGCCCCCACGGAGGTCCTCCCCGTCATCGACGAGCGCATGGTGCCCAGGGTTCTCGATCTCTCGACCCGCATCGGCGAGGCGATGTTCGCCGTCGGCGCGTCGGCGCATGAGGTGACGCTCGCGATCACGCGCGTCTGTGACACCTATGGGCTTCGCGGCGTGCAGGTCGATGTCACCTACAACTCGATCACCGTCTCGTTCCACCTCAGCGGCGAGGTGTGGCCCGAGACCCTGCTGCGGGTCGTCCGCGTCACAGCGCCGGACCACGCGAAGCTGCAGCGGGTCCAAGCTCTGGTCGCCGACATCCAAGGCGGGCTCGATCTGGAGACGGCGCGCCTCACCTTCCGCGCGATCCGCCGCGTGCCCTTCCGCTATCAGCAGCCGGTCGTGGTGACCGCTCGCGCCATGCTCGCAGTGGGAGTCAGCATCATGCTCGGGGCGTCGCCGATCATCGTCGGGCTGACCTTCGTCGCCGCCCTCGGCGCCGCACTGACGCAGGCGGGTCTCGCCCGTCTGAGAGTGCCGCTCTTCTTCAGCCAGATCGCCGGAGGCTTCGTCACCACGGCCGTCGCCGTCGCCGTCTCCGCTCTGGGCGCCGCAGGAATCGACGTGTTCGTCGGCATCCGACCCTCGATCATCGTCGCCTCCGGCATCGTGCTCATGCTGGCCGGGCTCACGGTCGTCGGAGCCGCTCAGGATGCGATCGACGGCTTCGCGCTCACCGCCGGCGGGCGCATCCTCGACCTCACGATGCAGACGCTGGGCGTCGTCGTCGGCATCCTGGTCGGACTCGAACTCGGCAGCGTGCTGGGCTTCACCATGGATCTCTCGGCTGAGCCGATCCCCTTCGGGTCTCTGCCCGGCGTGTTCGCCGGAGCGATCATCATCGCGATCGCGGTGGCCGTGTTCAACGGCGCCGGCATCCGGATCATCCTGGTCAGCGCACTTCTGAGCACCATCACCATGGCGGGATATACGGTCGCGACCGCGCTGCAACTGCATCCGGCGGCCGCGAGCGCGATCGGCGCACTGCTCGCAAGCTTCGTCGGCGTATTGATCGCCTACCACCTGCATGTTCCGTCGGTGGCGGTGACGACCGCTGCGATCGTGCCGCTCGTGCCGGGCGTCGCCGTGTTCCAGGGGCTGCTCGAGATGATCAACAACGATGGTTCGACGAGCGACATGCTCACGGGGAGCACCTCGTTGATCTTGGCCGCCGTGGTCGGAATCGCCCTCGCGTCGGGCGCTTCGCTGGGCCTTTACCTCGGCACCCCGGTGCGGTCGACGCTCGAAAGCGTGACGAAGACGCGGGCCCGCGTTCGGCGGTGA
- a CDS encoding DUF4434 domain-containing protein, whose protein sequence is MHRNITRLLLATVLTASAVVGMAAPASATETPAKIPSSLIGADQAALWTPSMWAQQLDDLDAAGIDEVILNYAVKKTDAGLQAYYPSSVPGTKPVPHAKGSESVVDELLEGARARGMKVWLGTYLPDQDWFDEPVVADDIPANGVITTQVLEDLDKRYAGYSDVVEGWYLSTEVFSSYSWVWDAHVALVDYYKGLTDVASTAATATRTMVSPFFNIREDSDRKQLRIDLWTSMWTRILDAAPLDVIALQDGTGDCWQNECGPWAGNPSAIKSALMTKYTATQAAIDAAGRDTELWANMDLYDSYGYSQPIGDIQDFHTALTPLVSHFTSWSFSRQYAPWTLGVDSFSKPFGIWNQGGELSQVPPSAPVNVVATQSGDVETVTWDASIPAEGARIAHYRVNDASGTQIGQEWDGSWSGKGECVTLQAVDTSGNVSEVVPTC, encoded by the coding sequence ATGCATCGAAATATCACGCGACTACTGCTCGCCACCGTCCTCACTGCATCTGCTGTCGTCGGCATGGCGGCGCCAGCAAGTGCTACCGAAACGCCCGCGAAGATCCCCTCGTCACTGATCGGCGCCGACCAGGCTGCGCTATGGACGCCATCCATGTGGGCGCAGCAACTCGATGACCTCGACGCGGCCGGCATCGACGAGGTCATCCTGAACTATGCCGTCAAGAAGACTGATGCCGGTCTTCAGGCGTATTACCCCAGCTCGGTGCCGGGCACGAAGCCCGTGCCGCACGCCAAGGGATCGGAGTCGGTTGTCGACGAGCTTCTCGAGGGTGCGCGCGCTCGGGGCATGAAGGTGTGGCTCGGGACGTACCTGCCCGACCAGGATTGGTTCGACGAGCCGGTCGTCGCGGACGACATCCCGGCCAACGGCGTGATCACGACACAGGTGCTCGAAGATCTCGACAAACGCTATGCAGGCTATTCCGACGTCGTGGAGGGCTGGTACCTGAGCACAGAAGTCTTCAGCAGTTACAGCTGGGTGTGGGACGCCCACGTGGCTCTCGTGGACTACTACAAAGGACTGACGGACGTGGCGAGCACCGCTGCGACGGCTACTCGCACAATGGTGTCGCCGTTCTTCAACATCCGTGAGGACTCCGACCGGAAGCAGTTGCGAATCGACCTGTGGACGTCGATGTGGACTCGTATTCTGGACGCTGCCCCTCTGGACGTGATTGCGCTTCAGGACGGTACCGGCGACTGCTGGCAGAACGAGTGCGGCCCCTGGGCGGGTAACCCGTCAGCCATCAAGAGCGCGCTGATGACGAAGTACACCGCGACGCAGGCCGCCATCGATGCAGCCGGCCGCGACACGGAATTGTGGGCCAACATGGATCTCTACGATTCCTACGGGTATAGTCAGCCGATCGGCGACATCCAGGACTTCCACACGGCCTTGACGCCGCTGGTGTCGCACTTCACTTCGTGGAGCTTCTCGCGTCAGTACGCACCCTGGACCTTGGGCGTCGACTCGTTCTCGAAGCCGTTCGGCATCTGGAATCAGGGAGGCGAGCTGTCACAAGTTCCTCCGTCCGCTCCCGTGAACGTCGTGGCGACCCAGTCCGGGGACGTGGAGACCGTCACGTGGGACGCATCGATCCCCGCCGAGGGCGCCCGTATCGCTCACTACCGGGTGAACGACGCGTCGGGGACCCAGATCGGACAGGAATGGGATGGGTCGTGGTCAGGGAAGGGCGAGTGCGTCACGCTGCAGGCCGTCGATACGTCTGGCAACGTGTCAGAGGTCGTTCCCACCTGCTGA
- a CDS encoding ATP-dependent DNA ligase — protein MGKFIYEDGVKTEIEDRALSHLQFVITAKLRRGEPFPFSWREDASVGGGRTTVWLQPGSSLVFKYFGGRQPSINRQWIEALAFTANSPSGLYLVPEPPEGAPVAPLENTDSA, from the coding sequence ATGGGCAAGTTCATCTACGAGGACGGCGTGAAGACCGAGATCGAAGACCGCGCTCTCTCGCACCTTCAGTTCGTCATCACGGCCAAGCTGCGTCGTGGTGAGCCCTTCCCGTTCAGCTGGCGCGAAGACGCCAGCGTCGGCGGTGGGCGCACCACTGTCTGGCTGCAGCCGGGCAGTTCACTGGTCTTCAAATACTTCGGCGGCCGACAGCCATCAATCAATCGCCAGTGGATCGAAGCGCTGGCGTTCACCGCCAACTCCCCCAGTGGGCTCTACCTGGTGCCCGAGCCCCCCGAAGGTGCACCGGTGGCACCTCTCGAGAACACAGACTCCGCATAG
- a CDS encoding alpha/beta hydrolase, which produces MAHFHPDLTAARFIPSFSFGPRITALANRAPVRPGQGPDDLIVEDLLIPGPMDAPDIDIRVYRPRDAVGSTPALLWVHGGGMITGNRLSDERTNAAFVRSLGITVVSVEYRLAPAHPAPAAVEDVYATFRWLVDHAREQRIDGSRIALGGASAGAGLAAATALMALDSGGSQPAFQLLIYPMLDDRTVVRGDHQVRGVRVWTKGSNRYAWSAYLGHPPGGENVLDYAAPARRADLRGLPPAWIGVGSNDLFHDEDVRYAERLREAGVPCELVVVDGAFHGFDILMSGRPVSQSFWRAQEAALRKAFGVDSPADAAAGDDTRERPTPE; this is translated from the coding sequence ATGGCGCATTTCCATCCCGACCTCACGGCAGCGCGATTCATCCCTTCGTTCTCCTTCGGCCCCAGAATCACGGCACTGGCGAACCGCGCACCGGTGAGGCCGGGACAGGGTCCGGACGATCTGATCGTCGAAGACCTGCTCATCCCCGGGCCGATGGATGCTCCGGATATCGACATCCGCGTCTACCGGCCTCGGGACGCCGTCGGGTCTACCCCGGCGCTGCTCTGGGTCCACGGCGGCGGCATGATCACCGGCAATCGGCTTTCGGACGAACGCACCAACGCTGCCTTCGTGCGGTCACTGGGCATCACGGTCGTCTCGGTCGAATACCGCCTCGCGCCCGCCCATCCGGCCCCCGCCGCTGTCGAAGATGTCTATGCGACGTTCCGGTGGCTCGTAGACCATGCCCGCGAACAGCGAATCGACGGGAGTCGCATCGCCCTCGGTGGTGCCAGTGCGGGAGCAGGACTGGCGGCCGCGACCGCGCTGATGGCACTCGATTCCGGCGGCTCGCAACCGGCTTTTCAGCTTCTCATCTATCCGATGCTCGACGATCGGACGGTCGTCCGTGGCGATCATCAGGTGCGCGGTGTCCGTGTCTGGACGAAGGGCAGCAACCGCTACGCCTGGTCTGCGTATCTCGGCCACCCGCCGGGCGGCGAGAACGTTCTCGACTATGCGGCCCCTGCTCGCCGGGCGGACTTGCGCGGACTGCCGCCGGCGTGGATCGGTGTGGGCTCGAACGACCTGTTCCACGATGAGGACGTCCGATACGCCGAGCGGCTCCGCGAAGCCGGCGTGCCCTGCGAACTCGTGGTCGTCGACGGAGCCTTCCACGGCTTCGACATCCTCATGTCGGGCCGCCCGGTTTCCCAGTCCTTCTGGCGGGCGCAGGAGGCCGCGCTCCGCAAAGCCTTCGGAGTCGATTCCCCGGCAGACGCTGCAGCCGGGGACGACACGAGGGAACGTCCCACGCCAGAGTGA